The following coding sequences lie in one Girardinichthys multiradiatus isolate DD_20200921_A chromosome 13, DD_fGirMul_XY1, whole genome shotgun sequence genomic window:
- the nr1d2b gene encoding nuclear receptor subfamily 1 group D member 2b yields the protein MDSSKAGGVIAYISSSSSTSSPESCHSDSSNGSYQSSSPQRGSSPSRVRLGQPLDPSLGVGRQNLPGSQKGGRFSSSGKCGITKINGLVLLCKVCGDVASGFHYGVHACEGCKGFFRRSIQQNIQYKKCLKNESCPIMRVNRNRCQQCRFKKCLMVGMSRDSVRFGRIPKQEKQRMLLEMQSAMNNMMNSSQALPLANAPIASAIKPASEEIGSAPSSSTCSSSDPEAAVPMDTSCSSASPSASDSSEDEVIGSVTRAHQETFMYNQEHSNQAAETPRGPLNGDFTKTTTNQLSEEGQDTWNHCNNTVNVAGHSPLSILGHPLKKLDNASSQCPFKGARNAAAASHSPTYIHGAVRAPPNELCTGGVYSRGKWRGRSRMYLVCPMNMSPHVDPHKSGHEVWEEFSQSFTPAVREVVEFAKKIPGFRELSQHDQVSLLKSGTFEVLVVRFASLFNVKERSITFLGGKKYSVDALRTMGSSDLLSSMFDFREKLVNLGLSEEEMSLFTAVVLVSADRSGIENVNSVEALQETLIRALRSLITRNHANESAIFTKLLLKLPDLRSLNNMHSEQLLAFKVHS from the exons ATGGACTCGAGCAAAGCTG GAGGCGTGATAGCCTACATCAGTTCCTCCAGCTCCACCTCCAGCCCGGAGTCCTGTCACAGCGACTCCTCCAACGGCAGCTACCAGTCGTCCTCGCCTCAGCGGGGTTCCTCGCCCAGCCGAGTCCGACTGGGCCAGCCACTTGACCCCTCGCTCGGCGTTGGCCGCCAGAACCTCCCTGGGAGTCAGAAAGGTGGCCGCTTCTCGTCCTCGGGAAAATGTGGGATCACAA AAATCAACGGCCTGGTGCTGCTGTGTAAGGTGTGCGGTGATGTGGCCTCCGGCTTCCACTATGGTGTCCACGCCTGCGAGGGCTGCAAG GGCTTCTTCAGGAGGAGCATTCAGCAGAACATCCAGTATAAGAAGTGCCTTAAGAATGAGAGCTGTCCCATAATGAGGGTCAACAGGAACCGCTGCCAGCAGTGTCGCTTCAAGAAATGCCTCATGGTGGGGATGTCCAGAGACT CTGTGCGCTTCGGTAGGATCCCCAAACAAGAGAAACAGCGCATGCTGCTGGAGATGCAGAGTGCCATGAACAACATGATGAACAGCAGCCAGGCGCTGCCCCTCGCCAACGCGCCCATAGCCAGCGCCATCAAACCTGCTTCAGAGGAGATCGGCTCCGCCCCTTCATCCTCAACATGCTCCAGCTCCGACCCTGAAGCCGCCGTGCCCATGGACACCAGCTGCAGCTCGGCTTCTCCCAGTGCGTCTGACAGCAGCGAGGATGAGGTGATCGGCTCAGTGACCAGGGCCCATCAGGAGACTTTCATGTACAACCAGGAGCACAGCAACCAAGCAGCGGAGACCCCCAGGGGCCCCCTGAACGGTGACTTTACCAAAACAACCACCAACCAGCTCTCAGAGGAGGGGCAGGACACGTGGAACCACTGCAACAACACTGTCAACGTGGCGGGACACAGCCCGCTGTCCATCTTGGGACATCCTCTGAAAAAGCTGGACAACGCTTCCAGCCAGTGTCCATTCAAAGGGGCCAGGAACGCTGCTGCAGCCAGCCACAGTCCCACCTACATACATGGAGCTGTGAGAGCTCCACCCAATGAGCTCTGCACCGGCGGCGTCTACAGCAGGGGTAAATGGAGAGGACGCAGCAGGATGTACCTG GTCTGTCCAATGAATATGTCTCCTCACGTGGATCCTCACAAGTCTGGCCATGAGGTGTGGGAGGAGTTCTCTCAGAGCTTCACCCCCGCTGTCAGGGAGGTGGTGGAGTTTGCCAAGAAGATCCCAGGCTTCAGAGAGCTGTCGCAGCACGACCAGGTCAGCCTGCTGAAGTCCGGCACCTTTGAG gtgctggtggTTCGTTTCGCCTCACTGTTCAACGTGAAAGAGCGCTCCATCACCTTCCTGGGTGGGAAGAAGTACAGCGTGGATGCTCTGAGGACCATGGGCTCCAGCGACCTTCTCAGCTCCATGTTTGATTTCCGTGAGAAGCTCGTGAACCTTGGTCTCAGTGAGGAGGAGATGAGCCTGTTCACTGCTGTGGTCCTCGTCTCAGCTG ATCGCTCCGGCATTGAGAACGTGAACTCTGTGGAGGCGCTACAGGAGACGTTGATCCGTGCCCTGCGGAGCCTCATCACCAGGAACCACGCCAACGAGTCGGCCATCTTCACCAAGCTGCTGCTGAAGCTGCCCGACCTGCGCTCCCTCAACAACATGCACTCCGAGCAGCTACTGGCCTTCAAGGTCCATTCCTGA
- the rpl15 gene encoding 60S ribosomal protein L15 gives MGAYRYMQELWRKKQSDVMRFLLRVRCWQYRQLSNLHRAPRPTRPDKARRLGYKAKQGYAIYRVRVRRGGRKRPVPKGATYGKPVHHGVNQLKFARSLQSTAEERAGRHCGALRVLNSYWVGEDSTYKFFEVILIDPFHKAVRRNPDTQWITMAVHKHREMRGLTSAGKKSRGLGKGHKFHLTIGGSRRAAWKRRNTLQLHRYR, from the exons ATGGGAGCCTACAGGTATATGCAGGAGCTGTGGCGCAAGAAGCAGTCTGATGTGATGCGCTTCCTGCTCCGTGTTCGCTGCTGGCAGTACCGTCAGCTGTCCAACCTCCACCGGGCCCCGAGACCCACCAGGCCCGACAAGGCTCGTAGGCTGGGCTACAAAGCCAAGCAGG GCTACGCCATTTACCGTGTCAGAGTACGCCGCGGAGGCCGCAAACGCCCCGTCCCCAAGGGAGCCACCTACGGCAAGCCAGTGCATCATGGTGTAAACCAGCTCAAATTCGCCCGCAGTTTGCAGTCCACTGCTGAG GAGCGTGCTGGTCGTCACTGCGGAGCCCTGCGAGTGCTCAACTCCTACTGGGTGGGTGAGGATTCCACCTACAAGTTCTTTGAGGTGATTCTGATCGATCCCTTCCACAAGGCTGTCAGACGCAACCCAGATACCCAATGGATCACAATGGCTGTGCACAAGCACAGGGAGATGCGGGGTCTGACTTCTGCAGGAAAGAAGAGCCGTGGTCTGGGCAAGGGTCACAAGTTCCATCTGACCATCGGAGGCTCTCGTCGCGCTGCCTGGAAGAGGCGCAACACCCTGCAGCTGCACCGCTATCGTTAG
- the nkiras1 gene encoding NF-kappa-B inhibitor-interacting Ras-like protein 1: protein MGKGCKVVVCGQAAVGKTAILEQLLYGNHAVGSESSETQEDVYVASVETDRGVKEQLRLYDTKGLQDIQDLPKHYYSVADGFVLVYSVDSLESFKKVDFLKKEIDKSRDKKEVTIIVLGNKSDLTELRQVEQEAAQQWARCEKVKLWEVSVTERNSLVEPFIQLTSRLTQPQSKSAFPLPGRKSKGNTSNDI from the exons ATGGGAAAAGGTTGTAAAGTGGTGGTTTGTGGCCAGGCAGCGGTTGGGAAAACAGCCATCCTGGAGCAGCTGCTGTACGGAAACCACGCTGTAG GCTCAGAGTCCAGTGAGACTCAGGAGGACGTGTACGTAGCCTCAGTGGAAACTGACCGAGGTGTGAAGGAGCAACTGAGGCTTTATGACACCAAAGGGCTTCAAGATATTCAAGACCTCCCAAAGCACTACTACTCTGTAGCAGATGGCTTTGTACTGGTTTACAGCGTCGACAGCCTGGAGTCCTTCAAGAAAGTAGACTTCCTGAAGAAGGAAATTGACAAGTCCAGAGACAAGAAAGAG GTGACCATCATTGTCCTAGGGAATAAAAGCGACCTGACCGAGCTCCGTCAGGTGGAGCAGGAGGCCGCGCAGCAGTGGGCGCGGTGCGAGAAGGTGAAGCTGTGGGAGGTGAGCGTCACCGAACGGAATTCCCTCGTCGAACCCTTCATCCAGCTGACCAGCCGACTCACACAGCCACAGAGCAAGTCTGCCTTCCCTCTGCCTGGACGCAAAAGCAAAGGCAACACATCTAATGACATCTGA